Proteins encoded by one window of Maliibacterium massiliense:
- a CDS encoding cell division topological specificity factor MinE: MWRRIWNRIRGCKKTSDVARERLKATLLRDRADQALGLERFKPALAAALAPYFVVAQDAVRLRMQFDGADACLVAEMPLERVGAMLPNH; this comes from the coding sequence ATGTGGAGACGAATCTGGAACCGCATCCGCGGATGTAAAAAGACAAGCGATGTGGCGCGCGAGCGCCTCAAAGCCACGCTGCTGCGTGACCGGGCGGACCAGGCGCTCGGCCTGGAACGCTTCAAGCCCGCGCTTGCGGCGGCGCTTGCCCCCTACTTTGTGGTGGCACAGGACGCCGTGCGCCTGCGCATGCAGTTTGACGGCGCGGACGCCTGCCTGGTGGCGGAGATGCCGCTGGAACGCGTGGGCGCGATGCTGCCCAATCACTAA